In the genome of Vicia villosa cultivar HV-30 ecotype Madison, WI unplaced genomic scaffold, Vvil1.0 ctg.000101F_1_1_1, whole genome shotgun sequence, one region contains:
- the LOC131624049 gene encoding uncharacterized protein At4g22758-like has product MPNTKHQRNAPVETHRRGKLTDKSLSFHGHTSLTAATLATAQIRRPKTMPELVLDRKRAAMTTTTPEIFPRQPSKLLLKVTMMGSLGPVQVLITPESTVGDLIAAAVCIYVKEGRRPILPSKEASCFNLHYSQFSLESLDRNEKLREIGSRNFYMCPKKFGEGENNGGDGSLTTSFGSCSREAEKASKGFGLLRCMDFLL; this is encoded by the exons ATGCCAAACACCAAACACCAACGTAACGCTCCGGTGGAAACTCACCGGCGAGGCAAACTAACAGACAAATCATTGTCTTTTCACGGTCACACTTCACTCACGGCGGCTACGTTGGCCACTGCACAAATTCGAAGGCCGAAAACGATGCCGGAACTCGTATTAGATAGAAAGCGTGCAGCAATGACAACGACCACGCCGGAGATTTTCCCGAGACAGCCGTCCAAGTTGCTGCTTAAGGTTACCATGATGGGGAGCCTTGGTCCTGTCCAAGTGTTGATTACACCAGAATCAACCGTTGGAGATTTGATCGCGGCGGCGGTGTGCATATACGTTAAAGAAGGTCGCCGTCCAATCTTGCCGTCGAAGGAAGCTTCCTGCTTCAATCTCCATTACTCCCAGTTCAGCTTAGAAA GTTTGGATAGGAATGAGAAGCTGAGGGAAATTGGATCAAGAAATTTCTATATGTGTCCTAAGAAATTTGGAGAAGGTGAGAATAACGGTGGTGACGGTAGCTTAACGACGTCGTTTGGTTCGTGTTCAAGAGAAGCGGAAAAAGCGAGCAAAGGTTTTGGTTTGTTAAGGTGTATGGATTTCTTGCTGTAA